The Rhodamnia argentea isolate NSW1041297 chromosome 7, ASM2092103v1, whole genome shotgun sequence genome contains the following window.
TTTGAATAAAGTTGTTCAATTCGccaattcaaaaaaatacaaaaaagtggTCATCGGGGTTTAATATCAAGCAAACCTTGCTTCTTCTCTTGTTCCATCTCAAACATCTTGATGTAAATGTGCCTTTCTTAAAGGTGGAAGAAGTTTCTATCATTGTAGCAAAATATCAAACGATCCACACCAGTCCACCGTTGACCCTGGGGGAGATAGAAAAGGATCCCAAAAGTCAAAAGTGTTTCCGTTTTATAACGTGTTCGCGTGTACCAACTCATCTCGGATTAGTTAAGTCATCTTGCTTTGTCTGGTAATTTGGTTATCATTGCTATAAGGTTTACATTAGAAAAATCCAAACTCAAAGCTtgaattaagagagagagagagagagagagagagagagagagagagagagagagagagagagagagagcttatgTACGTTAAGAACATGGAGATCCAGACCGTGTTCGAGCGACGTGAGGCAACACTTCCCCGCACTCCATCACCGACTGTGCAAAGAACGCAAGACACGAAGGATTCAATTCCGTGACCTTCTCCGTCGTTGCGTGGATTATGGCTCGGGCTTAGGAATAAATCGTAAAAAGTGATTATAAAGGAAGACAAATAAAGGATTCGAACTCGGAATCCCTCTACCTTAGAACCATGTCAAAATGTCCAATTCGAAAATCAGTAGCTATTATTTCTTATACGAGCGTTGAAAGACAAACCCATTCAACAATTGCTCGAGAACGAAATAAAATAGAGAGAAGGTGGTCAATAGATATCCAGGGGGGGAGGCTGACTGAAACCACGTGGGCCTGACCAATAAATTGATGGTCGAAGGGAAATTCTAAAGTTCTAATGCCAGCATCAAAATTGTGCCCTAATCAAAAGTGGAGGTGCCAACCATtcttccttgtcaattttggaGTGCAAAATTGACCCCTCTcatattatatataaataaagtaATATAAGTTTGTAAATTGTATGATGAAGACGTCTTGCTTATAAAAATGTGGCGGTGCCCATGTTGGGCTTGCCCTCCCTCACAGGACTTGAGGAATCGCATCACATTGTCCCACATGGCCATGCACTGCAATTAACATCGGAATTGGCGATTTCTTACTAATCACCTAATTTAATGGGGCAAAGCTTATCTTTAAATAGTGTACAAATCTActggcccaaaaaaagaaaattgatgaaataaaaattttataacgTGGGTAATAGCACAAACCATCCACGAATTTTGgcttaatatgcaatgtgatctatgaacttttaattcgtcCAATGTGACCCATGAACTATAGCTCAATGCGCAATATGATCTTTGgacttttaattcgttcaacgtgatccctgaacttttggtGAAAGTTGAACTTAGTTTTTGAATTCCTTCCATTAAATATAAGTTCAAGGACAATATCCTTACAGtttatggattaaattgaacatgtatcaaaagtccaaAGACCGCATTGAATAATTTAGAAGTACATGAATCACATTGGACCATAGTTCTggaaccatattgaacaaattaaaagttcagggatcataaTGTATATTAAGCCAAAATTCTTGgaccatttatatcattttccCTTTCACAAGCCTAAGTGGGTTTGCACAGCGACACttcaaattgacaaatcatcttgacaaatttaaaattcggGATTCCTATTATCGCTTAAAATAGTCATTTGTTTTTACATACGCCGACCTTTTCAAATACATCACCTCATCGATAGCGTGGATCTCGCTGCGCCGATGAAAACCCTAGATCCATGTTTAAAGTTCTCATCTCACATCCGCTTTCACAAGACGAATCTCGAATCCGCGTAGAGCAAGCGGCCCAAGATCGACCTACGACTTTACCTCTCGCAAATCCTCGTCCTAACCGGGCGGGCTCCAGTCGAATGAGCGAGACAACGTACAATTCGACCGGTTCGAGGGACCGTGTACGTTACATCACATATGCATGTACAAAACGTGTTCTTCTTGGTATTGTTGTCAATTCTTTTCAGGTTAAACCCAACTAGGCTCGTTCCGCCGATCGGTGACTTTGGAGGACTCTTGAGATGGGCGACATCGATCAAGATAAGCACAAGAAGACGAGACCGGTCACGACTCGGTGACAGCCCAAGACTTTTATCCCGCTCGTGGGGTCAATGAGTCGCACCTAACTCGCTCTTGGGAGTCCTCCTGCTTCCCCCATTTTTTGTTCTTACCTTAGTCAAATAATTGCATCACATGTGGGGCCTAAACTATATTAAACAAGTCAACATTATATATTTCTGGTCAAAGATGTGACAAATTAACAGTAGATTGCCTTGTTAAGTGGTTCTGCGGAGAATAACTATATGTTGAAAGCCTAATTGTAAGATGATTGCAGGAGGGGTGACGGTAGGGAAGCTTCAACAAGAGGAGATTCAACTTGTATTTGATGACCCTCAATTTCTTAAGTGCATGCTCACTAGGATTCTAAACaaatttttgaagagaagaaCATTTAGAAAAACCATTTTCAAATTGACCTCGTCGATCAAGTTAAATTCTAATATTTTCAcgatttttttgtgttttgttttgttttgttttgtttttattttattttctttctattttttttctttcttcttctttctccagtcGGCTACCGAGCCCGGCGATTGGCCGGAGGCAAGGGCGGGTGAAGCTCGCCCTAGCTAGCAAGGCAAGCTTCGCCaggctgaaggaagaagaagaagaaaaagaaagaaagaaaaaggaaaaaaaataagaaagaaaataaataataaataaaaatagaaaatgaaaatgaatatattagaatattattaaaatttggttACCTATTGGTCGGagggctgaattggcataaatgaaaaatccgTAGGATTGATTTTGTACAATtgcgataggtttaggacttttgtgTAATCTCACGGCTCTACTATATTGCCTGCTCGGCTCGTGAAGCCGTTGCGGATGCTCAAGGCCTACTACGACCCTAGTGATCTCGAGGCTAACCTCGCACAACCTCGGCAACTGCAAGCCTCGGGGCTTAGGCCAAGCTTGCCTAGCCTCGTCGTCACTTGCCACAAACAATCTTGATAGAGGCGAGATACGGGGAGAGCGGCGCGAGTAGAGGGCAAGGGTGTCCTTGCCGTTGCTGATGTCGAGTCGTGGCGTCGAGCGGCGGCTTGACATTACGGGGGTAGCTTTCGATTGTGCTGTGATGTGTTGCTAAGTatgatgagagagaaaagaCCGGGGAAGAGAGTGGGagaggttttttatttttatttttttgtcccttGCATATCCAAAATTCACATCCAAACCCCTCTCCCACATAAAGTGTGTCCTAAATTTCAATTTCGGTTCCTGGTTGGGTCAAATTTTCTGCTTAATTTATACGTCCAACTTTAATACGATCATGATGAATGCTCAATCAGTCATATATTCTAATCCTAGTTGAACAGAGCATGTGAATGTaaattttaatcataaaaaatagagTGGTCCCAAGACGGCGCCTCCAACTTTGGTCTCTGCGacacccaaaaacaaaaagacaaggaaaaaaaaaaagaacgttgGGAAACGgcaagtgctaatatttgtgtatggcgctcactttgatactaatattttttttagatcacttaagtgctaaatcggagAAGAAACGATCACTGTAGTGCCAATGACGAGAAATTCTGGCGACCTCGCCGAAGTTGGCATTTAActaatcgttttttaaaaaaaaattagcacttaagtgatctaaaaaatgatcacattagtgctaaatcgaaaaaaaaactattattttagtgccaatagcTAGAAATTTCAGTCatctcaccggagttggcacttaaataattatttttcacaaaaattggcacttaaatgatccaaaaataaatatcggcaccaaagtgagcgccgtacataaatattagcacttgaagtgtccttttgccgatGGGAAACATAAAACTTgtactcaattgaaaaaaaaaaaaatccgaccaaaaaaaggaactaatcaattaaaaatttatggggCACTAGGAAATAGGGAGTACGTAAATAAAGAATTAAATGACGGGTGTGGACCATTAAGAGTTCATTATTATCTTAATAATGAAGTGCTGAAACAATTTGAAAGGGACGTCATTGTCGAGACCCTTTTAAAAGTGGcccgattttgaaaatttgggcattcgaggaagatgaagaaatccGGCAAAGTGTCGTGGATCGAactacgaaaaaaaaaacgctcCATTGGCCctaaattcttcaatttcacTTTAACTTatgttgaaaaattaataatctctagaaaagattaatttttttgatgtgTTTTGGCTTTATCAACTTACTATAGTATAATTCGTGGACTGTTAAAGTATATGTCCCCGACTCGTTTGGCTAAAATTGTTTCATTGACTTTATTTATACTAGCGAATGTGTGCATGTTTTGTGATTGTGTGTACGAaatcgatatttgaaaaattaaacagggatagataaaagaaaatataaaaataagagGTACTCTTTACTTTGTATAACAGTATAGATGAGTGCATTTAAAACTAAACTTTCTGTGGAAAATCTTAAGGAAAGTATTAAAACTAAATTTTGCCCCAATAAACCGATCGTTTCATTAATTCTCGAATTGATGAATAATTCCGCTTGAAAGAGAAACTTAATCCGAAAGTGTTCATCTATTGCCTATTTGACTATCTAATTACTGTCAAAACTCCGGAGACAAGTTATATGAAACGTGTAAGCCTAATTCGCGTTTGTATAATGATCTATTTCTGTCGTTTCAAAAGGATTCTAATCTATCCGTAATTCAGCGGGAAACATGTCAAAAATGTATTAAATCTATTTTGTTAGTGCCAATGTAGTTgtaaacattttattgatgccaatttagttataaacattttgtatttgcgcCAATtttaatccatccggccaattttggtcaaaaatcgctgacatggatacaagttgtcttacgtggcatggccaCCCTCACTagcctcaataaaaaaaaaagtgtacattaaataaaaagaagaaataaaaagaaaaaactcaaaaaatatttaaaaaatataagattatatttaaaaatattttaaaaatgtcTACCGGCCGTACCACGTGGGATGACTAGCGTCTATGCcagcgatttccagccaaaattgatcgaatggactcaattggcacaaatgcaaaaggtttagggctaaattggcaaaattaaaaggtttaggattgagttagcacaaatgcaatagatttatgacttttttgacacttttctcgtAATCCAACGGCCCAATGTTGTAGCTAACAAATTCCAATTTCTCTTTAAGTTACTTAAgaggagaaaattatttattgCACAACAAGCAATAAGATTAATGACATGATTACTTTtcggatttttttctttaattgatgAAAACTATTGATAAATATAATCATATTTAATTACATATAAAGTTTCGACCTTGTCAATAGATAGCGAGACTTCCAATAGATAGCGGGAGACATTGGAAGGCGAGGTTTCTCTGTATTTGAAAGACAATTAATTGCTCAAAACCTCATGTGGGCAGTGGCATGCACATTTCATAATGGTGTGCGATTGATGGTAAGAAGTTTCCATCTACTTGCACAGTGGCACGAGCGAAATCAAATCACTTTGTCTCGAGACGAGGCGGTACTCGTCTCGACCGATTTCGCGTCCCGGTTTCACAATTCCTCGCTTCCAACGGCTCGATTTGCTTTTTCACGAGTCACCGGCACGTAATGTTAACCGACCTCTCACGAACAATTTTCTTCCCCTATCGGGGTCTTCTGTGGCTCCTATCTCGTTCAACATAAGTCATTGCCCACACGAGATCAATCACTTTGTCCCGGGCGATATTCACATCGACCAACTCCAAAGTCCCCGATTTCGCAATAATTCCTCGCTTCTAATGGCTCCATTTGCATTTCCCCCCGACCGACTGCCTCGCGATATGAATGCCTTTACTCAGGTGTCGAGTCTTCTTCTGGCCCCTAATCACCGTGCATCTTAGGATTGCTTGTGCTTTGCAAAAGAGAGAATGTGAACTTTTTCATGGTGCTTTCCTTTGTCACCATTCTTATGTCATAACTGACTATTATGCATAAATATGCTTTGCTCACATCTCTCGCGTTCCTGGCGCTTTCCTTCCGATCTTGTCCGCCTTCTAGAAgcatatagtttttttttatttataaatatcaTGTGATGCAATGTCGTTTCTGGATGACACTTGAGTGAGAAATTGACAGAGGAATGCTAATGTCGGTTGGATACTAGAGAAGGAAAGGGTATAAAGGGAATTTTCCAATATATGGCGTTGGAagtattaaggaaaaaaaatatttttcacggATCACGAAAATATGCAAATATAAATTGTTACCgaaaataaagattttttttatttcaagcGGTACAAAggatattttaaaaaagttattttttaaatcgtttacttttcacgaaataaacagaGCTCGGGCGTACgtcaaaacaaataaatcgattttttttagagggtgaatttttaatttcctcaATTACTCAGTCGAGGTGatcataattttcttaaattaagaGGATTTATGTGTTTGGTAACCAAGAGCATCGCCTCTTTACAACAATTCCCTTAGATCCTTGCACAACCTTAATCATAACATTTCACCCACATTAACTCAACCTAGCGAACAAGTTTATTGTCTCCAAGAACAATGTCTAGATCATTAGGTGCTGACGTGGAATTCCAACTTGCCCCTTTGATGTTGGATAAGGatgatttaactttttttttttttttaaacattgaAAGCTTCACGAATCATTTACTAAGTTTCCGAGAAATTCGTATTAAGAAAGGATCTCAAATTATGTTCATCGTGACACTAATATCATGAGCTTTTCTTTATGTCGTCAAAGCCTCTCGACTATGCCTACCGTGGCTCTAATGCCccgacttttatttttttcttttttgtgtcgCCAAAATCCCTAAACTTGTATTGGCTCGACGAAAAGACTCCGTACCACGGTTCGTCCAAcctgttggggtgtggttcatactccttTGCTACGGGAAAGCACCGGAAGGCTTTTATTATTTAAGCcagtaatttttcattagtatttTGGGGTTTGAACTCATGAATAACTAATGCTATACATACTCTTTTTTTGTTAGTGATTGAATGACCTAACAAGAGCTGCGAGATGCTAGTTATAATGGAATCATCTACTGGACatagccctaatttaagggtgaattgggataaaatcttgtgtatcaatttttcctttctcgcTCGTTTTACTTCGCTGTGATAGTGCGCCGATCCTAACACCAACACGTCTTGATGTCATCCATGCTAGCCACCACGTCAGATTTTTAATGGCCTTCATAAACAAAATAAGGTATCTTTTGGTCACCGATATGAGTTTGGAATCTAACGTCATGaagaaaaaagtttggagtGTCAATGCCATATCGTTAGAATTTAGGGTTATAGAAATACAAGTTTGAGGGTCTTggtgatatgaaaaaaaaaaaaaaatttcatgtatcGGTGTCACGACAACgtgttatgtttttttctttttttgggacaTTTTCCCTAtcgagaatttgaaaaaaaaaaagagactagCAACTGACGAGACGTCGCGACCTAACTTCTCCCGCAATTTAATCTGTAATTCGCTTTCTTCCGacgaaaatagtaaaaaaaagaagaagataaaaaacaattattttttttttttggcatttgatgGAGATGCTACAGTATCACACGGTATTTCAACGTGATAAAAGCGAAGCGAGTCAGTAAGTGCGAAACCAAACCAACAACCCCCAGCACACAAgaaacaatctctctctctctctctctctccgtctccgcactcaacttcatcttcttcgtttcaTCAAGCAGGTACGCAGACGCAACCGCAACAGCCGCCGTCCTCCATCACCGCCCCTTCTCTGCGTACGCTCTTTACCTGATTCGCAGTACAGGATGCCGCAGGTGGATCTCGAAACCCTCGTCTCCGCTTGCGCCGGCGGCGGCTCCAACGACCGCAAAATCACCTGCGAGACCATCGCCGGCGCCGGCCATCCGGAGGCGGCGCCggtggcggtggaggaggaggaggaggaggaggaggagggccaGGAGGAGGACCAGGGCCACCACTCCGATCGGCCGGAGATCCCTCCCGACTTCCCGCCGGAGTCCTTCTGGCTCTCCAAGGACGCCGAGTTCGACTGGTTCGACCGCAACGCATTCTATGAGCGCAAGGAGTCCACCAAAGCCAGCTCCAACTCCGGGAACCTCAACCCCAGCTCCAACTCCAACTCGCAGCGCTTCTCCCTGAACCGGAAGTCCAAGGCCTCCATCATCGGCCTCCCGAAGCCGCAGAAGTCCTGCTTCGTCGACGTCAAGAACCGGAAGGCCGCCTCCAAGGCCGCGAACACGCGGCTGTTCCCGAAGCGCAACGGATCGTCGGCCGGGAAATCGAATCCGCCGCTGATCGAGCCGTCTTCGCCCAAGGTCTCGTGCATGGGGAGAGTCCGGTCGAAGAAGGACCGCAACCGCAGGTTACGGAACCGCAATCGCTCGGTCGAACCGGCCGCGGCGAAGGCCAAGCCGGCCGGCAAGAAGAGGACCGGCCTGTTCTCCAGCTTCCGCTCCATGTTCCATCGAGGCCACAAGTCGCAGGCCGGGAGCTTCGAGCGCGGCGCGGAGCCGCCCCCGGAGGAGTCGCCCCCGCGGAGGAGCTCGGCCAGGAGCGTCAATCGCGACATCAGGGACCGCTTGCCGTCGCGCGAGGCGGGGGCGCTCTCGCCGGATTCGCTACCCAGGCGGAGCGCGGCGGGCGGCGATGCGCCGGGTCTGGGCGGGATGAGCCGGTTCGCGTCCGGTCGGAGGTCGGACGCTTGGGCCGACGACGTGGTTTAGCGAGATCCTCCCGCAGTCAAAGACCGACGCCGGCCGGACCGGCGCTGAGATCTCGGCCCCCACCGAATTGATTTGGGCCTGCGGTCTCGGTTGGCTGGCGGCCGTGCGGGGCCCGCTCGGGGAGGATTTTGGGCATGTGGGTCTGGGTGGTCGTTCGACTGACGTGGCGCGTTGACTGCTGGGGGATCACCCCGCATCCGCATGGGTGGTGGAGGTAAAGAACAACTACTCTCGGCACACGGATTTTCCATGCTATTCATAATTTTTGAATCGGTCTTATCTTTATCttcgctcctttttttttttttttttgctttttcttgaggGGGCCAAAAATCTGGTTTTTGATTGTGTAATGAAAAAGagtgaggtggtggtggtggtggtggcttcTTCAAGGTTTTGTAAATAGAGAGTTCTGGTGCGGAGCATTTTTGCTCTTTTTGCTAAGTTTTCTTGTCGGGGGTGGAAGGGAAATGAATGAATGATCGAATAACATGAACTGAACCCAGTGAAATTCACCATCCTAGTCGTTTTGATATTA
Protein-coding sequences here:
- the LOC115741934 gene encoding uncharacterized protein LOC115741934: MPQVDLETLVSACAGGGSNDRKITCETIAGAGHPEAAPVAVEEEEEEEEEGQEEDQGHHSDRPEIPPDFPPESFWLSKDAEFDWFDRNAFYERKESTKASSNSGNLNPSSNSNSQRFSLNRKSKASIIGLPKPQKSCFVDVKNRKAASKAANTRLFPKRNGSSAGKSNPPLIEPSSPKVSCMGRVRSKKDRNRRLRNRNRSVEPAAAKAKPAGKKRTGLFSSFRSMFHRGHKSQAGSFERGAEPPPEESPPRRSSARSVNRDIRDRLPSREAGALSPDSLPRRSAAGGDAPGLGGMSRFASGRRSDAWADDVV